The DNA segment AACGGGGAAGATCGGGTGCTGAGTTGGCTGTTCAGCCGAAATAGCCGCAAGCCCGCGGTCGCGGGTGCCGGGGCCGGTGGGGCGCCTGTGTCCTACGACGAGGCGAAGGCCATCGCGGCCTCCGGATCCGCCGGGCAGAAGCGGGACTTGGCAGCGCGGCCGGATCTGCCTCCGGAATTTCTTTATTTCCTGGCGTCCGACTCGTCTCCCGACGTTCGCCGCGCGGTGGTCAACAACCGGGGAACGCCCTTGCAGGCGGACCGGATATTGGCACGGGACGACGACGATTTCGTGCGTTGCGACCTTGCCCGCAAGATCGGCCAGATCATGCCCGCCCTGTCGGATGAGGAAAACGCCAAGGTCACCCGCATTGTCCACGAGGTCCTGGAGACCTTGTCCAAGGATCAACTGCCGGCGGTGCGCGCCATCGTCGCCGAGGAGGTCAAGACCCTCGACGCCGTGCCGCCCCATGTCGCCAAGGCCTTGGCTCGCGACACCGAAGCCATCGTGGCGGCCCCCATGCTGCGCTATTCGCCCGTCCTGAGCGACGACGATCTGCTGGACATCGTCGCCGAAGGCCTGGACAGCGCCGCGCTGGTCGCGGTCGCCCAGCGCGATAATTTAGCGGGAAAAGTCTCCCATGCGGTCGCCACCACCAACGA comes from the Magnetospirillum sp. WYHS-4 genome and includes:
- a CDS encoding DUF2336 domain-containing protein, yielding MLSWLFSRNSRKPAVAGAGAGGAPVSYDEAKAIAASGSAGQKRDLAARPDLPPEFLYFLASDSSPDVRRAVVNNRGTPLQADRILARDDDDFVRCDLARKIGQIMPALSDEENAKVTRIVHEVLETLSKDQLPAVRAIVAEEVKTLDAVPPHVAKALARDTEAIVAAPMLRYSPVLSDDDLLDIVAEGLDSAALVAVAQRDNLAGKVSHAVATTNDSAAVTALLCNRTAAIGGDTLNHIVDVAKDRPEWHEALVDRANLPDATIRRIAGLVGDKLVETLIARNAIGGKAADELRAAVHKRMGGAASVPPPDPKTAETRARVMFDRQHIGEPAILDALRRGDMAFVRHALALQAGVPIAKVETMLASGDSQRVAALAWKANLTADASVKIQKTLAGIPDGELLLPRGDGGYALQSTDLVRCLFQA